From the Halomonas meridiana genome, one window contains:
- a CDS encoding OmpH family outer membrane protein, with protein sequence MRKLTAAVCLLGAMTLPAYAAEVAVLDWRAALMNTQSAQSSLSQLEGQIGSQQREAEALGGELQQLQTRLQQEGETMSQSERESLIAELQEKGGRFEQLRREVLQAQQASEQQFLQGAEDKLEQAVEQVLERHNIDVLVEPQGVLHSSTDLPNVTNEVTQIFDSLN encoded by the coding sequence ATGCGTAAACTGACCGCTGCTGTGTGTCTATTGGGGGCGATGACCCTCCCGGCCTACGCCGCTGAAGTCGCGGTGTTGGATTGGCGTGCGGCACTGATGAATACTCAGTCGGCCCAATCCTCGCTGAGCCAGCTCGAAGGGCAGATCGGCAGCCAGCAGCGCGAAGCCGAAGCGCTGGGTGGCGAGCTGCAGCAACTCCAGACGCGCCTTCAGCAGGAAGGCGAGACCATGTCGCAATCCGAGCGCGAGTCGCTGATTGCTGAACTGCAGGAGAAGGGCGGCCGCTTCGAACAGCTGCGCCGTGAAGTGCTGCAGGCACAGCAGGCTTCCGAGCAGCAGTTCCTGCAAGGGGCCGAAGACAAGCTGGAGCAAGCAGTAGAGCAGGTGCTGGAGCGTCACAACATCGACGTGCTAGTGGAGCCGCAAGGCGTACTGCACTCCTCGACGGACCTGCCCAACGTGACGAACGAAGTCACTCAGATTTTCGATTCGCTGAACTAA
- the lpxD gene encoding UDP-3-O-(3-hydroxymyristoyl)glucosamine N-acyltransferase, producing MTHASHYLTLADIARHLDVDFEGDANQPIRGLATLKEAASDQVAFLANRAYLKDLATTKAAAVLLHPEHGKNCPVPRLEMENPYLGYAKLSQLFDPLPARDVPGIHPSAVVADGVTLGDGVCVQANAVIESGVVLGDRVVVGAGSVIGADCVIGDDTRLHANVTVCHGVVMGKRVILQSGCVIGGDGFGFAHDGAGWHKIAQLGGVVLGDDVEVGSCSSIDRGALGDTVIGNDVKIDSQVQIAHNVTIGDHSALAGCVGIAGSTKVGKHCMLGGGVGLSGHLTICDGVQVTGMSLVTNSIHEPGVYSSGTGAMSNTQWRKNAVRFKQLDDIAKRLARVEKSQRES from the coding sequence ATGACGCACGCTTCTCACTACCTCACCCTTGCGGACATCGCACGTCATCTCGACGTTGATTTCGAAGGCGACGCCAATCAGCCAATCCGCGGTTTGGCAACGCTCAAGGAAGCAGCGTCGGATCAGGTCGCTTTTCTAGCCAATCGCGCCTACTTGAAAGACTTAGCCACGACGAAGGCGGCGGCCGTTCTGCTGCATCCAGAGCATGGCAAGAACTGCCCGGTGCCACGCTTGGAGATGGAAAACCCTTACTTGGGTTACGCCAAGCTGTCGCAATTGTTCGATCCGTTACCGGCGCGAGACGTGCCGGGCATTCACCCCTCTGCCGTCGTCGCCGATGGCGTCACGCTGGGCGATGGTGTCTGTGTGCAAGCGAATGCGGTGATCGAGTCTGGCGTCGTGCTGGGAGATCGCGTGGTCGTCGGGGCAGGCAGCGTGATCGGCGCGGACTGCGTGATTGGCGACGACACGCGGCTGCACGCCAATGTCACCGTGTGCCACGGCGTCGTGATGGGCAAGCGCGTCATCCTGCAAAGCGGCTGTGTGATTGGCGGTGACGGCTTCGGCTTTGCTCACGATGGGGCAGGCTGGCACAAGATTGCGCAACTGGGTGGCGTGGTGCTTGGCGATGACGTGGAAGTCGGCAGCTGCTCCAGCATCGACCGGGGCGCGCTGGGGGATACGGTGATTGGTAACGATGTCAAAATCGACAGCCAAGTCCAGATTGCGCACAACGTCACCATTGGTGACCACAGCGCGCTGGCAGGCTGTGTTGGCATCGCCGGCTCTACCAAAGTGGGCAAGCACTGTATGCTGGGCGGCGGTGTCGGGCTGTCGGGCCACCTGACCATTTGCGATGGCGTTCAGGTCACGGGCATGAGTTTGGTCACCAATTCGATTCACGAGCCGGGGGTGTACTCGTCGGGTACCGGCGCCATGAGCAACACCCAGTGGCGAAAAAATGCGGTGCGCTTCAAGCAGCTCGACGATATTGCCAAGCGCTTGGCGCGGGTGGAAAAAAGCCAGCGAGAATCGTGA
- the fabZ gene encoding 3-hydroxyacyl-ACP dehydratase FabZ, protein MVMDINEIREYLPHRYPFLLVDRVTQLTVGETIVAYKNVSINEPFFNGHFPHHPIMPGVLVVEALAQVCGILGFKTVNKLPADGYVYYLVGSDNVRFKRPVMPGDQLTLEANVIRGKRGIWKFACRATVDGELACEAEIICAERKVA, encoded by the coding sequence ATGGTTATGGATATCAACGAAATTCGCGAATACTTGCCCCACCGCTATCCGTTCTTGCTGGTGGATCGAGTCACGCAGTTAACCGTGGGCGAAACCATCGTTGCGTACAAAAACGTGAGCATCAATGAGCCGTTCTTCAACGGCCATTTTCCTCACCACCCCATCATGCCCGGTGTACTGGTCGTTGAAGCGCTGGCTCAGGTATGCGGTATCCTAGGGTTCAAAACGGTCAATAAGCTGCCGGCCGACGGCTATGTATACTACCTCGTAGGCAGCGACAATGTCCGCTTCAAGCGTCCTGTCATGCCGGGTGATCAACTGACGCTGGAGGCGAACGTGATTCGCGGCAAGCGCGGTATCTGGAAGTTTGCCTGCCGTGCCACGGTAGACGGCGAGCTGGCCTGCGAAGCAGAAATCATTTGTGCCGAGAGGAAGGTGGCTTGA
- the lpxB gene encoding lipid-A-disaccharide synthase, producing MTLQRVYLVAGELSGDILGAGLMQALRARHPQVEFRGMGGPRMEAQGLKSRFPLETLSVMGLVEVLKHLPELVRVRRTLREEALAWQPDVMIGIDAPDFNIGLEKQLRAAGVTTAHYVSPSVWAWRQGRVKKIASAVDAMLTLLPFEADFYHRHRVPVAFVGHPLADELPLENDRAVARRTLGLNADAPVLALLPGSRRNEIRFMGATFLDVVTLLCQRHTGLQVVIPAATAQRYTELGELLAGYPALAQRVTLLEGQAREAMVASDAVLLTSGTAALEAMLCHRAMLVAYKMAPATHWLAKRLVKTQWISLPNLIAQESVVPELIQHAATPEAIAEQISQLLSDAETRHALEARFAAMHATLQRTASERAAQAITALVAGEPLEAKPDGG from the coding sequence ATGACACTGCAGCGCGTATACCTTGTGGCAGGCGAACTCTCTGGCGATATCCTCGGTGCGGGATTGATGCAGGCGCTGCGCGCCCGTCACCCCCAGGTGGAGTTTCGCGGTATGGGCGGTCCCCGTATGGAGGCCCAAGGCCTGAAGAGCCGTTTCCCCCTCGAAACCCTCTCGGTGATGGGGTTGGTCGAGGTGCTCAAGCACCTGCCAGAACTGGTTCGCGTGCGTCGCACCCTGCGCGAAGAGGCGCTGGCCTGGCAGCCGGACGTCATGATCGGTATCGATGCACCGGACTTCAACATTGGGCTGGAGAAGCAGCTGCGTGCCGCTGGCGTCACGACGGCCCACTACGTGAGCCCCTCGGTATGGGCGTGGCGGCAGGGGCGGGTGAAGAAGATCGCCAGCGCCGTGGATGCCATGCTCACGCTGCTGCCCTTCGAGGCGGACTTCTATCATCGCCACCGAGTGCCGGTCGCCTTCGTAGGCCATCCGCTTGCCGACGAGTTGCCGCTGGAGAATGACCGTGCCGTGGCCCGCCGTACGCTAGGGTTGAACGCGGACGCACCGGTTCTAGCGTTGCTGCCCGGCTCCCGGCGGAACGAAATCCGCTTCATGGGTGCCACCTTCTTGGATGTGGTGACGCTGCTGTGCCAGCGCCACACGGGGTTGCAGGTGGTGATACCTGCGGCCACCGCCCAGCGCTATACCGAGCTTGGCGAGCTGCTGGCAGGCTACCCCGCGTTGGCCCAGCGGGTCACGCTGCTGGAGGGCCAAGCCCGCGAGGCGATGGTCGCCAGCGATGCGGTACTGCTGACCTCCGGTACGGCGGCGCTAGAAGCCATGCTCTGCCATCGCGCCATGCTGGTGGCGTACAAAATGGCGCCCGCGACCCATTGGCTCGCCAAACGGCTGGTGAAAACCCAGTGGATCTCACTACCCAATTTGATTGCCCAGGAGAGCGTGGTGCCTGAGCTGATTCAGCACGCGGCCACGCCGGAGGCGATTGCCGAGCAGATAAGCCAGCTACTTAGCGATGCCGAGACGCGTCACGCTCTGGAGGCACGCTTTGCCGCGATGCATGCCACGCTGCAGCGCACGGCCAGCGAGCGCGCCGCGCAGGCGATTACCGCCTTGGTTGCAGGCGAGCCGCTGGAGGCTAAACCGGATGGCGGCTAA
- the rnhB gene encoding ribonuclease HII, whose protein sequence is MAAKPADFPPLVVEYAGDFLAGVDEVGRGPLVGSVVAAAVILDPKAPIDGLTDSKKLTARRRESLDVLIRERALAFAVAEASAEEVDSLNIYHATHLAMRRAVDALLPQAEYLLVDGNRLPGHALPGQAVVKGDARHPAIAAASILAKVARDAQMAELDLRYPEYGFARHKGYPTKEHLAALEAHGALAEHRKSFAPVQRQLALL, encoded by the coding sequence ATGGCGGCTAAACCAGCCGACTTTCCGCCGCTCGTGGTGGAGTATGCGGGGGATTTTCTGGCGGGGGTCGATGAGGTCGGCCGTGGGCCGCTGGTGGGGAGCGTGGTAGCCGCCGCCGTGATTCTGGACCCCAAGGCACCTATCGACGGCTTAACCGACTCCAAGAAGCTCACTGCCCGCAGGCGTGAGTCGTTGGATGTGCTCATTCGCGAGCGTGCGCTGGCGTTTGCAGTGGCGGAGGCGAGCGCTGAAGAGGTCGACTCGCTCAATATCTATCATGCGACGCATCTGGCCATGCGCCGCGCGGTGGATGCGCTGCTTCCCCAGGCCGAATACCTGCTGGTGGATGGCAACCGCCTGCCGGGGCACGCGCTGCCGGGCCAGGCCGTGGTGAAGGGCGACGCCCGCCACCCCGCGATTGCCGCCGCCTCGATTCTGGCCAAGGTGGCGCGGGATGCACAAATGGCCGAACTGGATCTGCGCTATCCTGAATACGGGTTTGCCCGCCACAAAGGGTACCCCACCAAAGAGCACCTGGCGGCGCTGGAAGCCCACGGTGCACTGGCCGAGCACCGCAAAAGCTTCGCGCCCGTACAGCGCCAGTTAGCGCTGCTGTAG